In one Haloplanus salinus genomic region, the following are encoded:
- a CDS encoding DUF7549 family protein: MWVRSEYAGELAVLLTWLSALVPWNVSYASNPSGAAVLFVRFPLAQVRYVFGVPVARGVVVADPLSALAFQRGSPIAVAYQAWAVGAAVFAVALVVSAVYYRREAWAESWPVDPVRLLGGLLATTGLVFAGATFLLLSRGFSSLPIPLGVVFLLLFGGLLLTVDRTD; this comes from the coding sequence ATGTGGGTCCGGTCGGAGTACGCCGGCGAACTGGCCGTCCTCCTGACGTGGCTGTCGGCGCTCGTCCCGTGGAACGTCTCGTACGCCTCGAATCCGAGCGGCGCTGCCGTGCTGTTCGTCCGTTTCCCCCTCGCGCAGGTGCGATACGTCTTCGGCGTGCCCGTCGCCCGCGGCGTCGTCGTCGCCGACCCGCTCTCGGCGCTCGCGTTCCAGCGCGGGAGCCCCATCGCCGTCGCCTATCAGGCGTGGGCCGTCGGCGCCGCCGTCTTCGCCGTCGCCCTCGTCGTCTCCGCCGTCTACTACCGCCGGGAGGCGTGGGCCGAGTCGTGGCCGGTCGATCCGGTCCGACTCCTCGGCGGGCTCCTCGCCACCACGGGCCTCGTCTTCGCGGGTGCGACGTTTCTCCTCCTCTCGCGGGGCTTCTCGTCGCTCCCCATCCCGCTCGGCGTCGTCTTCCTACTCCTGTTCGGTGGCCTCCTGCTGACGGTCGACCGAACGGACTGA
- the dapA gene encoding 4-hydroxy-tetrahydrodipicolinate synthase encodes MTLTEFRGVYPAMTTPFHEDGSIDFETLRTDARRLADAGVDGLVPVGSTGESATLSHDEHIDVVEAVIDAVDVPVIAGSGSNNTAEALSLSRRSAEAGADALLLISPYYNKPEPQGMYEHYRTIADEVDLPQIVYNVPGRTGQNIDVDTAVDLAAHPNVLGYKAASGDLNQVSEVVERTRDKEFSVLAGDDGLVLPTLSVGGTGTISVVANIEPERTVDMVHSALDGDYEGARERHHELGPLMRALFWETNPIPVNEAMAIRGYGPGHVRLPLTRLSEELRPDLEAVLADLDPLEAEA; translated from the coding sequence ATGACACTCACCGAGTTCCGCGGGGTCTACCCCGCGATGACCACGCCGTTCCACGAGGACGGCAGCATCGACTTCGAAACGCTACGTACCGACGCCCGCCGACTCGCCGACGCCGGCGTCGACGGCCTCGTCCCCGTCGGCTCCACCGGCGAGAGCGCGACCCTCTCCCACGACGAACACATCGACGTGGTCGAGGCCGTCATCGACGCCGTCGACGTGCCCGTCATCGCCGGTTCCGGCTCGAACAACACCGCCGAAGCACTCTCGCTCTCCCGACGCTCCGCCGAGGCCGGTGCCGACGCCCTCCTCCTCATCTCGCCGTACTACAACAAGCCCGAACCGCAGGGCATGTACGAACATTACCGGACCATCGCCGACGAGGTCGACCTCCCACAGATCGTCTACAACGTCCCCGGTCGTACGGGCCAAAACATCGACGTCGACACGGCCGTCGACCTCGCCGCCCACCCCAACGTCCTGGGCTACAAGGCCGCGAGCGGTGACCTGAATCAGGTCTCGGAGGTCGTCGAACGCACCCGCGATAAGGAGTTCTCGGTCCTCGCGGGCGACGACGGCCTCGTCCTGCCCACCCTCTCCGTGGGCGGGACGGGCACTATCAGCGTCGTCGCCAACATCGAACCCGAGCGGACGGTCGACATGGTCCACTCGGCGCTCGACGGCGACTACGAGGGCGCCCGCGAGCGCCACCACGAACTCGGGCCGCTGATGCGCGCGCTGTTCTGGGAGACTAACCCCATTCCGGTCAACGAGGCGATGGCGATCCGCGGCTACGGCCCCGGTCACGTGCGCCTGCCGCTCACCCGTCTCTCGGAGGAGTTGCGCCCCGACCTCGAAGCCGTCCTCGCCGACCTCGACCCGTTGGAGGCCGAGGCGTGA
- a CDS encoding DUF7550 family protein, with protein sequence MADHADHEHHPHGEEEEGRVTSPMQEFTTGQAGIGAAVLLVGLAVTFGLPLLF encoded by the coding sequence ATGGCCGATCACGCCGACCACGAGCATCACCCGCACGGAGAGGAGGAAGAGGGACGCGTCACGTCGCCCATGCAGGAGTTCACGACCGGACAGGCCGGCATCGGGGCCGCCGTCCTGCTAGTCGGTCTCGCCGTCACGTTCGGGCTGCCGCTTCTATTCTAA
- the dapB gene encoding 4-hydroxy-tetrahydrodipicolinate reductase encodes MIEVAVTGAGGHMGREVIEAATHRDGMAVVLAVNRTAVDPVAGHEVEAEADLPDLLDDRDPDVLVDFTLPDPSTRYVEACADAGVAAVVGTTGFSDSQSAVLADAAESVPVLRASNFARGVMALRRAIREAVEAVPDYDVELTETHHNRKRDAPSGTALTVLDDVDDARGDDGEHVHGREGEQPREDGEVGVHARRAGDVTGEHELLLAGNHEVLTLTHRAESRGVFAAGALDAADWLVGRPAGAYDFEDTI; translated from the coding sequence GTGATCGAGGTTGCCGTCACTGGGGCCGGTGGCCACATGGGCCGGGAAGTGATCGAGGCCGCCACGCACCGCGACGGGATGGCGGTCGTCCTCGCGGTCAACCGCACGGCGGTCGATCCGGTCGCCGGCCACGAGGTCGAAGCCGAGGCGGATCTCCCCGACCTGCTCGACGACCGCGACCCCGACGTGCTCGTCGACTTCACCCTCCCCGACCCGAGCACGCGGTACGTTGAGGCCTGCGCGGACGCGGGCGTCGCCGCCGTCGTCGGGACGACTGGGTTCTCCGACTCGCAGTCGGCGGTGCTCGCCGACGCCGCCGAGTCGGTGCCCGTCCTCCGCGCCTCGAACTTCGCGCGCGGCGTGATGGCGCTTCGGCGAGCGATCCGGGAGGCCGTCGAAGCAGTGCCGGACTACGACGTCGAACTCACCGAGACCCACCACAACCGCAAGCGCGACGCCCCCTCCGGCACGGCGCTGACCGTTCTGGACGACGTCGACGACGCCCGCGGCGACGACGGGGAGCACGTCCACGGCCGCGAGGGCGAACAGCCCCGCGAGGACGGCGAGGTGGGCGTCCACGCCCGTCGGGCCGGCGACGTGACGGGCGAACACGAACTACTACTTGCGGGGAACCACGAGGTACTGACGCTCACGCATCGCGCCGAATCCCGGGGCGTCTTCGCCGCCGGGGCGCTCGATGCCGCCGACTGGCTCGTCGGCCGGCCCGCCGGCGCGTACGACTTCGAGGACACGATATGA
- the hisF gene encoding imidazole glycerol phosphate synthase subunit HisF, translating to MAVTKRIIPCIDVDIDEDGEAAVYTGVNFEDLKYTGDPVEMAREYNAAGADEFVFLDITASAEGRETMLHVVERIADEVFIPLTVGGGIRTRDDVKETLRAGADKVSINTAAIENPDLVDAGAAAFGSQCIVISVDARRRYDEQGEHYEEVDGESCWFECTIKGGREGTGVDVVEWAREVQSRGAGELFVNSIDADGTKDGYDIPLTRAVCENVSTPVIASSGCGGPEDAYEVFTEAGADAALAASIFHFDEYSIREVKEYLDERDVPVRL from the coding sequence ATGGCCGTAACCAAGCGCATCATTCCCTGTATCGACGTGGACATCGACGAGGACGGCGAGGCGGCCGTCTACACGGGCGTCAACTTCGAGGATCTGAAGTACACGGGTGACCCCGTCGAGATGGCCCGCGAGTACAACGCGGCGGGCGCCGACGAGTTCGTCTTCCTCGACATCACGGCCAGCGCGGAGGGGCGCGAGACGATGCTCCACGTCGTCGAGCGGATCGCGGACGAGGTGTTCATCCCCCTGACCGTCGGCGGCGGCATTCGCACCCGCGACGACGTCAAGGAGACGCTCCGGGCCGGCGCGGACAAGGTGTCGATCAACACGGCGGCCATCGAGAACCCCGACCTGGTCGACGCGGGCGCCGCGGCCTTCGGTAGCCAGTGTATCGTCATCAGCGTCGACGCGCGCCGGCGCTACGACGAGCAGGGGGAACATTACGAAGAAGTCGACGGCGAGTCCTGTTGGTTCGAGTGTACGATCAAGGGCGGCCGCGAGGGCACCGGCGTCGACGTCGTGGAGTGGGCCCGGGAGGTACAGTCCCGTGGCGCGGGCGAACTGTTCGTCAACTCCATCGACGCCGACGGGACGAAAGACGGCTACGACATCCCGCTCACCCGCGCGGTGTGTGAGAACGTCTCGACGCCCGTCATCGCCTCCTCGGGCTGTGGCGGCCCGGAAGACGCCTACGAGGTGTTCACCGAGGCCGGCGCCGACGCGGCGCTCGCGGCCTCCATCTTCCACTTCGACGAGTACAGCATCCGCGAGGTGAAAGAGTACCTGGACGAGCGCGACGTGCCGGTGCGGCTGTAG
- a CDS encoding 2,3,4,5-tetrahydropyridine-2,6-dicarboxylate N-succinyltransferase — MTLESDVSDLWQRYDDGDVDAETATADDYDTLDAFLEGLEAGEIRAAEKRGSAEGTSAGNGEWTANEWVKRGILLNFGLRATEARTYGGVDYHDVLPLRETGDLGERGTRNTPDGTTIRRGAYLGSDCIMMSPSFVNVGAYVGDGTLVDSCDTVGSCAQIGANVKLGANTLIGGVLEPVEDAPVVVEDGVSLGAGCRVTSGFVVGENTVVGENTLLSPRIPVYDLVEEEVIYGHLPPERRAFTRMVESSIGDHDLFAGGAYKPAVVAMDIEADTRDATKREEALRE, encoded by the coding sequence ATGACACTGGAATCCGACGTATCCGACCTGTGGCAGCGCTACGACGACGGCGACGTGGACGCCGAGACGGCGACCGCCGACGACTACGACACGCTCGACGCCTTCCTCGAGGGGCTAGAGGCGGGCGAGATTCGTGCCGCGGAGAAGCGCGGCAGCGCCGAGGGGACCTCGGCTGGGAACGGCGAGTGGACGGCCAACGAGTGGGTCAAGCGGGGCATCCTGCTCAACTTCGGCCTCCGCGCGACCGAAGCCCGCACCTACGGCGGCGTCGACTACCACGACGTGCTTCCCCTGCGCGAGACGGGCGACCTGGGCGAGCGCGGCACCCGCAACACCCCCGACGGGACGACCATCCGCCGTGGCGCCTACCTCGGGAGCGACTGCATCATGATGAGCCCCTCCTTCGTCAACGTGGGCGCGTACGTCGGCGACGGCACCCTCGTCGACTCCTGTGACACCGTCGGCTCCTGCGCACAGATCGGCGCGAACGTCAAACTCGGCGCCAACACGCTGATCGGCGGCGTCCTCGAACCGGTCGAGGACGCCCCGGTCGTCGTCGAGGACGGCGTCTCGCTGGGTGCCGGCTGTCGGGTCACGAGCGGGTTCGTCGTCGGCGAGAACACCGTCGTCGGGGAGAACACCCTCCTCTCGCCGCGCATCCCCGTCTACGACCTCGTCGAGGAGGAAGTGATCTACGGCCACCTGCCGCCGGAGCGCCGCGCCTTCACCCGGATGGTCGAATCCTCAATCGGCGACCACGACCTCTTTGCCGGTGGTGCGTACAAGCCCGCCGTCGTCGCCATGGACATCGAGGCCGACACGCGGGACGCCACGAAGCGGGAGGAGGCGCTACGGGAATGA
- the purL gene encoding phosphoribosylformylglycinamidine synthase subunit PurL — protein sequence MSLSDPDHELVAAELGREPTPAEAALFENLWSEHCAYRSSRSLLSAFDSEADQVVVGPGDDAAVVALPTYGDDAAETYVAMGIESHNHPSYVDPYDGAATGVGGIVRDILSMGAYPIALTDSLYFGGFDREHSRYLFEGVVEGIADYGNAIGVPTVGGSVEFHDGYEGNPLVNVACVGLVTPDRLVTAEAKTPGNKLVLVGNATGRDGLGGASFASEDLSEDAETEDRPAVQVGDPYTEKLLIEANEALVDDDLIRAARDLGAAGLGGASSELVAKGGLGANIELGRVHQREPDMSALEILLAESQERMCYEVRPEDVDAVEEVAERYDLGCSVIGEVQEGNYVCTFEGETVVDVPAEFLADGAPMNDLPIEEPVEASRDRPDVDPGAAFDAVVASPNTASKAWVYRQYDHEVGTRTARRPGDDAAIMAIREAGTGVALSAGAIPAWTDANPYDGARAVALENATNLAAKGAAPHAAVDCLNGGNPEKPDVYGGFGAIVDGLADMCRDLSVPVVGGNVSLYNDSAAGPIPPTPTVAMVGVREGYDAPPMTVSGEGSLLEVGARGGALGGSAYLAAQGGSDGFPDLPADPVAAVDAVRAVADLDSTLATHDVSHGGLAVTLAEMVGEAGVSAAVEGTVALFDETPGRVVVETTDPAAVYEAADGVPVRDLGAATADPELTLSVGDERLVRDADGIRDLRDVIDRELE from the coding sequence GGTGGTCGTCGGCCCCGGGGACGACGCCGCCGTCGTTGCCCTGCCCACCTACGGCGACGACGCCGCGGAGACGTACGTCGCCATGGGCATCGAGAGCCACAACCACCCCTCCTACGTCGATCCCTACGACGGCGCCGCGACGGGCGTGGGCGGCATCGTCCGCGACATCCTCTCGATGGGCGCCTACCCCATCGCGCTGACCGACTCCCTCTACTTCGGCGGCTTCGACCGCGAACACTCCCGCTACCTCTTCGAAGGCGTCGTCGAGGGCATCGCGGACTACGGCAACGCCATCGGCGTGCCCACCGTGGGGGGAAGCGTCGAGTTCCACGACGGCTACGAGGGGAACCCGCTGGTGAACGTCGCCTGCGTCGGCCTCGTGACCCCGGATCGGCTGGTCACCGCAGAGGCGAAGACGCCGGGCAACAAACTCGTCCTCGTCGGCAACGCCACCGGCCGCGACGGCCTCGGCGGCGCCTCCTTCGCCAGCGAGGACCTGAGCGAGGACGCCGAAACCGAGGATCGACCCGCGGTGCAGGTGGGCGACCCCTACACCGAGAAGCTCCTGATCGAGGCCAACGAGGCGCTCGTCGACGACGACCTGATCCGCGCGGCCCGTGACCTCGGCGCCGCCGGCCTGGGGGGCGCTTCCAGCGAACTCGTCGCCAAGGGGGGGTTGGGTGCGAACATCGAACTCGGCCGGGTCCACCAGCGCGAACCCGACATGTCCGCACTAGAGATCCTGCTCGCCGAATCACAGGAGCGGATGTGTTACGAGGTACGGCCCGAGGACGTCGACGCCGTCGAGGAGGTCGCCGAGCGCTACGACCTCGGCTGCTCGGTCATCGGCGAGGTGCAGGAGGGGAACTACGTCTGTACGTTCGAGGGCGAGACGGTCGTCGACGTACCCGCCGAGTTCCTCGCCGACGGGGCGCCGATGAACGACCTACCGATAGAGGAGCCGGTCGAGGCGAGCCGTGACCGCCCCGACGTGGATCCGGGGGCGGCGTTCGACGCCGTCGTCGCCAGTCCGAACACGGCGAGCAAGGCGTGGGTCTACCGGCAGTACGACCACGAGGTTGGGACACGGACGGCCCGGCGCCCCGGCGACGACGCCGCGATCATGGCGATCCGGGAGGCCGGCACGGGGGTCGCGCTCTCCGCGGGCGCGATTCCGGCGTGGACGGACGCAAATCCGTACGACGGCGCTCGCGCCGTCGCCCTCGAGAACGCGACCAACCTCGCGGCGAAGGGTGCCGCCCCACACGCTGCGGTGGACTGTCTCAACGGCGGGAATCCCGAAAAGCCCGACGTGTACGGCGGCTTCGGCGCCATCGTCGACGGTCTGGCGGACATGTGCCGGGACCTCTCGGTGCCCGTCGTCGGCGGCAACGTCTCCCTCTACAACGACTCCGCGGCCGGTCCCATCCCGCCGACGCCGACGGTGGCGATGGTCGGCGTCCGCGAGGGCTACGACGCCCCGCCGATGACCGTCTCCGGCGAGGGGAGTCTGCTGGAGGTCGGCGCTCGTGGCGGCGCCCTCGGCGGATCGGCGTATCTCGCGGCGCAGGGTGGGAGCGACGGCTTCCCCGACCTGCCCGCGGACCCGGTGGCGGCCGTCGACGCCGTCCGGGCGGTGGCCGACCTCGACTCGACGCTCGCGACCCACGACGTGAGCCACGGCGGCCTCGCCGTGACGCTCGCGGAGATGGTCGGCGAGGCGGGCGTCAGCGCGGCCGTCGAGGGCACCGTGGCCCTGTTCGACGAGACACCCGGGCGCGTGGTCGTCGAGACGACCGACCCCGCAGCGGTCTACGAGGCCGCCGACGGCGTGCCGGTTCGCGACCTGGGTGCGGCGACGGCCGACCCCGAACTGACCCTGTCGGTCGGCGACGAGCGACTCGTGCGGGACGCCGACGGGATTCGCGACCTGCGCGACGTGATCGACCGAGAGTTAGAATAG
- a CDS encoding DNA-directed RNA polymerase subunit L: MELRVIEKTDEELRMEIAGEDHTFMNVLKGALLETAGVMAATYDMNPEQSGGQTDPILSVKTEAGTDPLDAVGDASRRVQDLTDDFMTAFDAAA, translated from the coding sequence ATGGAACTGCGGGTCATCGAGAAGACCGACGAGGAACTCCGCATGGAGATCGCGGGTGAGGATCATACGTTCATGAACGTGCTCAAGGGCGCGTTGTTGGAGACGGCCGGCGTGATGGCGGCGACGTACGACATGAACCCCGAGCAGTCGGGGGGACAGACCGACCCCATTCTCTCCGTCAAGACCGAAGCCGGTACCGACCCCCTCGACGCGGTGGGCGACGCCTCCCGTCGCGTACAGGACCTCACCGACGACTTCATGACCGCGTTCGACGCCGCCGCGTAA
- a CDS encoding uracil-DNA glycosylase family protein: protein MRNVTDRVSNPFDMQPPCERFVPGYGDANAHFHVVGDHPGVHGGVETGVPFTESDAGYRLQRALYDAGLLRTTGDRPEVDATYLSYLHTCVPAGEPTDDDYADMEPFFDAELRAIAAHVLLPVGERAVRHVLDTCTARDTDALDVERLHATELVGSGWLVMPVREPTAWSSDDASSLVDAIDRLRATDYRRESDLGRFVAGNDPYLVR, encoded by the coding sequence GTGCGAAACGTCACCGACCGCGTCAGCAACCCGTTCGACATGCAACCGCCCTGTGAGCGGTTCGTCCCGGGCTACGGCGACGCCAACGCTCACTTCCACGTCGTCGGCGACCACCCCGGCGTCCACGGGGGCGTCGAGACGGGCGTCCCCTTCACCGAGAGCGACGCTGGGTACCGACTCCAGCGTGCGCTCTACGACGCCGGGCTCCTGCGAACGACGGGCGACCGACCCGAGGTGGACGCCACCTACCTCTCGTATCTCCATACGTGCGTTCCGGCGGGCGAGCCGACCGACGACGACTACGCCGACATGGAGCCATTCTTCGACGCCGAACTCCGCGCCATCGCCGCACACGTCCTCCTGCCGGTCGGCGAGCGGGCGGTTCGACACGTCTTGGACACGTGCACTGCTCGTGACACGGACGCCCTCGACGTCGAACGACTCCACGCCACCGAACTCGTAGGGAGCGGCTGGCTCGTCATGCCGGTCCGCGAGCCGACGGCGTGGTCGTCCGACGACGCGTCGAGCCTCGTCGACGCCATCGACCGCCTCCGCGCGACCGACTACCGCCGCGAGAGCGACCTCGGCCGGTTCGTCGCGGGGAACGATCCGTATCTCGTTCGGTGA
- a CDS encoding DUF5793 family protein → MRRDHFELEAHNIDWVETGDSPAEPQVVIDFNGPRETLTDRLTDAQGNLLEASETDVAFRLQDPLDDPDAAGVVSVTDRVTGDFLLELNEEAEDVLRFVRAAREYGKTTDDGGRYRVVIRIDGETVATYSKSTFLVYDANGSLLRSKSLIPSGVEL, encoded by the coding sequence ATGAGGCGTGACCACTTCGAGTTGGAGGCACACAACATCGACTGGGTCGAGACCGGCGACTCGCCGGCCGAACCTCAAGTCGTCATCGACTTCAACGGACCGAGAGAGACGCTTACCGACCGCCTGACCGACGCGCAGGGGAACCTACTGGAGGCGTCCGAGACGGACGTCGCCTTCCGGCTACAGGACCCGCTCGACGACCCCGATGCGGCGGGCGTCGTCAGCGTCACCGACCGCGTCACGGGCGATTTCCTCCTCGAACTCAACGAGGAAGCCGAAGACGTACTGCGATTCGTTCGTGCCGCACGTGAGTACGGCAAGACGACCGACGACGGGGGTCGATACAGGGTCGTCATCCGTATCGACGGTGAGACTGTCGCCACGTACTCCAAGAGTACCTTCCTCGTCTACGACGCCAACGGGAGCCTGCTCCGCTCCAAGAGCCTCATCCCGTCCGGCGTCGAACTCTAG
- a CDS encoding carotenoid biosynthesis protein produces MQPIYLAFTGVMVLASLGCLWDAVGDREGLTLYVTAVVYGLILEKLVIVAFGAYTYPAEAYLFDTLGVPLAIAFGWSAVIYAGTTTARAYGVPLPSLPGFVALYALHIDLSMDAIAIRVPFWTWTPPGPWFGVPLGNFFGWFAVAFCFAGWFELLRRRVSSPLALGGGTLVGALATLLVALELWTTFVESVALGAGVLLGLGLLATLALVRWSPTFADRPAWSAVAATLLFHGFFIGIFLLTGTYRTLPVLGVVSVAALGVGVAVHALPERVETLTRRRRTRS; encoded by the coding sequence GTGCAACCCATCTACCTCGCTTTCACTGGCGTGATGGTGCTCGCGTCGCTCGGCTGTCTGTGGGACGCGGTGGGCGACCGGGAGGGGTTGACCCTCTACGTCACCGCCGTCGTCTACGGCCTGATCCTCGAAAAGCTGGTCATCGTCGCCTTCGGCGCCTACACCTACCCCGCCGAGGCGTACCTCTTCGACACCCTCGGTGTTCCGCTGGCCATCGCCTTCGGCTGGTCGGCGGTCATCTACGCCGGGACGACCACCGCGCGGGCCTACGGCGTGCCGCTTCCCTCGCTTCCGGGCTTCGTCGCGCTCTACGCCCTCCACATCGACCTGTCGATGGACGCCATCGCCATCCGGGTGCCGTTCTGGACGTGGACGCCGCCGGGACCGTGGTTCGGAGTCCCGCTCGGCAACTTCTTCGGCTGGTTCGCCGTCGCCTTCTGTTTTGCCGGCTGGTTCGAACTCCTCCGGCGGCGGGTCTCCAGCCCGCTCGCGCTGGGCGGGGGGACGCTCGTCGGGGCGCTCGCCACGCTTCTCGTCGCGCTCGAACTCTGGACGACGTTCGTCGAGTCGGTGGCGCTCGGCGCGGGGGTGTTGCTCGGTCTCGGTCTCCTCGCCACGCTCGCGCTCGTCCGGTGGTCGCCGACGTTCGCCGACCGGCCAGCTTGGAGCGCGGTAGCCGCGACGCTGCTCTTTCACGGCTTCTTTATCGGTATCTTCCTGCTCACGGGGACCTACCGGACGCTGCCGGTACTGGGGGTCGTGAGCGTCGCGGCCCTGGGCGTCGGTGTCGCCGTCCACGCCCTGCCGGAGCGGGTCGAGACGCTTACGCGGCGGCGTCGAACGCGGTCATGA
- the dapF gene encoding diaminopimelate epimerase translates to MTAVTAEKYHGTENDFLVLPASAPVPDRAAFAKRYCDRETGVDGERTGADGALFLDLDPTASPVRVTMTLVQPDGSTAEMCGNGARVTAVWAARETGARDVLIETPAGDRHAVVRNEGVTVEMGVPSFDPADVPLAHDHDGPLIDGAVAGLPVTVVNTGVPHAVAFVDDVDAVALDTVAPPIRHADAFPEGANVTLAARVEVGDEATDGAPGDPAAFRQRTFERGVEGETLACGTGAVALVAAAKRTGRLDTEGPVRVSPPGGDLVIVVPDDGPATLTGPVEREFAVELEVPA, encoded by the coding sequence ATGACCGCCGTTACCGCCGAGAAGTACCACGGCACCGAGAACGACTTTCTCGTCCTTCCCGCCAGTGCGCCGGTCCCGGACCGCGCGGCGTTCGCGAAGCGCTACTGCGACCGCGAGACGGGCGTCGACGGGGAGCGAACCGGCGCGGACGGCGCCCTCTTTCTGGACCTCGATCCCACGGCGTCGCCCGTCCGGGTGACGATGACGCTCGTCCAGCCCGACGGCTCGACCGCCGAGATGTGCGGGAACGGCGCGCGCGTCACTGCCGTTTGGGCCGCCCGCGAGACGGGCGCCCGCGACGTCCTGATCGAGACGCCCGCTGGCGACCGCCACGCCGTCGTCCGGAACGAGGGCGTCACCGTCGAGATGGGCGTCCCGTCGTTCGACCCGGCTGACGTGCCCCTCGCTCACGACCACGACGGCCCGCTGATCGACGGGGCGGTGGCGGGGCTTCCCGTCACCGTCGTCAACACGGGCGTCCCCCACGCCGTCGCGTTCGTCGACGACGTGGACGCGGTGGCCCTCGACACCGTCGCGCCGCCGATCCGTCACGCCGACGCCTTCCCCGAGGGCGCGAACGTCACGCTCGCCGCACGGGTCGAGGTGGGCGACGAGGCGACCGATGGGGCGCCCGGCGACCCGGCCGCCTTCCGCCAGCGCACCTTCGAGCGCGGCGTCGAGGGCGAGACGCTGGCCTGCGGGACCGGTGCCGTCGCGCTGGTCGCCGCCGCGAAACGAACCGGCCGCCTCGACACTGAAGGACCGGTTCGGGTGTCGCCGCCCGGTGGCGACCTCGTGATCGTCGTCCCCGACGACGGGCCAGCGACGCTCACCGGCCCCGTCGAACGCGAGTTCGCAGTCGAGTTGGAGGTGCCGGCGTGA
- the lysA gene encoding diaminopimelate decarboxylase has product MSETAAGPAIRRLDDWSAADLADLADEYGTPLYVTDLDRVRENAARLLDAFPDADVRYAVKAHTGRAVLEAVRDAGLGAECASAGEVVRALDAGYDAVQYTAVNPPAADLDVVLDRWRAGADLTVVAGARDTIDRLRDRGYDGRLAVRVNPGVGAGHHEKVTTGGHAKFGVPYDRAPELLAGARADFDVVGIHAHAGSGISGDQLDAHRELVARMGDLAREVGDLAFVDVGGGFGVPYHEDEPPLDPDAVADATREALGDVDAELAVEPGRYLVADAGVLLTRVNTVKPVDGGGTDGTVPVVAGVDAGMTTLLRPAMYDAYHAIRNLTAERPERPVTVAGPVCETADLFCEGRTMPTPRRGDLLAIGNAGAYGYEMASTYNSRPRPAEAVREGDEVRLARERETIAGVTDLEVGR; this is encoded by the coding sequence ATGAGCGAGACGGCGGCCGGCCCCGCGATCCGACGCCTCGACGACTGGTCGGCCGCCGACCTGGCCGACCTGGCCGACGAGTACGGCACCCCGCTGTACGTCACGGATCTGGACCGCGTGCGGGAGAACGCGGCGCGGCTCCTCGACGCCTTCCCCGACGCCGACGTGCGCTACGCGGTGAAGGCCCACACCGGCCGGGCGGTCCTCGAAGCCGTCCGCGACGCCGGCCTCGGCGCCGAGTGCGCCTCGGCGGGCGAGGTGGTGCGCGCCCTCGACGCCGGCTACGACGCCGTGCAGTACACGGCGGTCAACCCGCCGGCCGCGGACCTCGACGTCGTCCTCGACCGCTGGCGGGCGGGCGCGGATCTGACCGTCGTCGCCGGCGCGCGCGACACCATCGACCGCCTCCGCGACCGGGGCTACGACGGGCGACTCGCCGTCCGGGTCAACCCCGGCGTCGGCGCCGGCCACCACGAGAAGGTGACGACCGGCGGTCACGCCAAGTTCGGCGTCCCGTACGACCGCGCCCCCGAACTCCTCGCGGGCGCCCGCGCCGACTTCGACGTGGTGGGCATCCACGCCCACGCGGGGAGCGGCATCTCCGGCGATCAGCTCGACGCGCACCGCGAACTCGTCGCCCGGATGGGCGACTTGGCCCGCGAGGTGGGTGATCTGGCGTTCGTCGACGTGGGCGGCGGCTTCGGCGTCCCCTACCACGAGGACGAACCACCGCTGGATCCGGACGCCGTGGCCGACGCCACCCGCGAGGCGCTGGGCGACGTGGACGCCGAACTCGCGGTCGAACCCGGCCGCTACCTCGTCGCCGACGCGGGCGTCCTCCTGACCCGCGTCAACACGGTCAAGCCCGTCGACGGCGGCGGGACGGACGGAACGGTGCCGGTCGTCGCCGGCGTCGACGCCGGCATGACGACGCTCCTGCGCCCGGCGATGTACGACGCCTACCACGCCATCCGCAACCTGACCGCCGAGCGCCCCGAGCGCCCGGTGACGGTGGCCGGCCCAGTCTGCGAGACGGCGGACCTGTTCTGCGAGGGGCGGACGATGCCCACCCCGCGCCGTGGCGACCTCCTCGCGATCGGTAACGCAGGCGCGTACGGCTACGAGATGGCCAGTACGTACAACTCCCGGCCGCGGCCGGCGGAGGCGGTCCGGGAGGGTGACGAGGTGCGCCTCGCCCGCGAACGCGAGACGATCGCCGGCGTCACCGATCTGGAGGTCGGCCGATGA